Below is a window of Rhizobium jaguaris DNA.
TCTCCTGCCGTGACCGTGCCCCCAGCCTTGCCCAGGCGCATATGGCTTTTTGACTCTTCTGTCCTCCTTGTTGAGTTCAGGATTGAGCTATACTCAACGCGGTGAGACCTGGCATGCAATCGCCCAGACGAATCCGGATAATTCGCGAGCGATCGCCGTGGTTACGGTCGTTGCCGGCTTTCCGGCCTTCGTGAGCTTGCGATAGCGGCCGCACAGCCGCTCCTGCGCCTTCCATGCCGTGTCGCGGATCGCTTTTGGGAGCTGCTCCTGGCGGATCAACTGATCACGGCTGATCTTTGCGGGAAACCGATAACTCCAAGCGGCTTCAATCAGCATTCGACGCGCCGTTGTATTGCCTGCTTTTGTAATGCCGCCCTGCCGCCGAGTTCCACCGCTTGAATGCTCCGATGGTACCAGCCCGAGATAGGCCATTAATTGGCGCGGGTTTGTGAAGCGGCTGAGATCGCCCAATTCGGCAATCATCGTAGCGGCCGTCACCAGAGCCATGCCGCGCAGTGATTGCAGCGCGACGACCACCGGAGCCAATGACCAGTCACTCAACATGGTCTCGATCTGCTTCGTCAGCCGATCCCGCCGCTCAGTTGCCGCCTCGATTGTGGCGATGTGATCCTGGAGAACGATTTGGTGGATTGGCTGTTCAAAGCAAAGACCGGCCAACCAACGGCGGTGCATCTGCGTCCAGGCCGGCCGGCTGTAGTGAAAGCCATGACGAAGCAGAAATCCGCTGAGCTGCTGGCGCGCTTGCCGCAAGCTGCGCACAGCGGCAAGCCGTGCCCGAACCAGATCACGCATCGCCTCATGGGCTGTATCTGGTATCCAAACAGCGCTCAGTTCTCCAGCGCGATGAAGTCTTGCCAGATTGTTGGCATCCCGACGGTCTGTCTTGATGCGATCGCCTGGTTTGTGCGGGATCAAAGAAGGGGCGACGACCACGCAATCATGACCTGCGGCAGACAGTTGCCGCTGAATGCCGTAGCCGCAAGGTCCCGCTTCGTAGCAAAACTTCAATGTCCGACCCGGCTGCGAAAGCTTGGCCAGCATGCGGGTCAAGGCCGTTGGCGTATTGACGATCTGGCCAAACGCGCGCGCGTCACCGCGCCCACCGCCGTCAGCGAGCGCCACCGCGATCGTCTCTTTGTGAACATCCAATCCGACATATGTGATAGTCTCGTCCATGGCCCGTCTCCTATGCATGAGGCTCTACGAGGGCATCGCTCTCGCAACCCTCGATACCTGCATATTGTGAGACGGGTCACCCGGTCCCAGGCGAACATTTAGTCTAGATTTAAGGAAAGTGCCTCTGCCGTCCTTTGTCAGTATCTCATGCACTCTCCAAAATAAGTTGGTAGCGGCATAGGCTAGAGGATCAGCGTAATTTCTATAAATATCCAAAGCTTGACGACGATCGGCTCGCCGGTCTTCTAACCTTTTTATAAGAAAATCTTTTAATATCGTGCCGAATATCGTTGCAAATGCCGCAATCAGCGCAGCTTTGACTGGTACATCCAACGAATTGAACCAATTGACCATCCGATCTGCTGCCCCACCAACTCCGCACTAAGCAAAATAATTAGCAAACGAGTACTCTTAAATTCTGAAGCGAGAACTGTCATCTGTGGGTTCGCCGTATAGGCTTCGAGATAGCACATCCGCTACGTCGTCAAAAACGGCATCTCCGCCTTCAGCGTTTCAGCCAGCCCTTCGCTGAAGGCTGCAATGGGGCGGGCCAGGCGGCCGGCGGGCGGGCGGTGCAGGACCCAGGAGATGACTTTCGGGCGGAAATCCGGCGTGTCGATGATTTCGACTGCATCGCGCCAGCGGCTGCCGGCAAGTGCGGCCGGTGTGACGATGCCGATGCCGAGGCCGCGGGCGACGAGCGACATTCTGAGATCGGCGCTCATGGCTTCGACGCCGACATTGAACGGCAGGCGTTCGATTTCGAAACGGTGATGGATGAAGGCGCGGAAGCCGCAGCCGGTCTGGTTCATGATCCAGGGAAACGTTGAAAGCTCATTGAGCTTCGGTGTCTTGGGAACGTCAAGCGGCGGAGAGGCCACCAGCAGCACGCCATGTGTTCCCAGATTGTCTGCGACGACATCCTCGGGCGGGCGGATGCCCTCCGGCAGGCAGACTGCCGCCGCATCAAGCTGGCTATGCGCGACCTGATCGACCAGTTGCGGTGACCAGCCTGAGACGATGCGCAGCGTCAATTGCGGGAATTGGCTGCGCAGCCGGTCGAGCGGCAGCGAAAGGGCCGCCTCGGAAAGATAGGGCATGATGCCAAGACGGAACTCGCCGCCGATCGTCCCGCCCGGTGAGACGCCGGCCTTCAGATCGTCCAGCGAGCGGAGCACGCGG
It encodes the following:
- a CDS encoding IS110 family transposase codes for the protein MDETITYVGLDVHKETIAVALADGGGRGDARAFGQIVNTPTALTRMLAKLSQPGRTLKFCYEAGPCGYGIQRQLSAAGHDCVVVAPSLIPHKPGDRIKTDRRDANNLARLHRAGELSAVWIPDTAHEAMRDLVRARLAAVRSLRQARQQLSGFLLRHGFHYSRPAWTQMHRRWLAGLCFEQPIHQIVLQDHIATIEAATERRDRLTKQIETMLSDWSLAPVVVALQSLRGMALVTAATMIAELGDLSRFTNPRQLMAYLGLVPSEHSSGGTRRQGGITKAGNTTARRMLIEAAWSYRFPAKISRDQLIRQEQLPKAIRDTAWKAQERLCGRYRKLTKAGKPATTVTTAIARELSGFVWAIACQVSPR
- a CDS encoding LysR family transcriptional regulator, with the translated sequence MNIHDLEAFVAVVETGSIVAASARINLTQPGITRRVQNLEDSLGIALLDRQSKPLKPTAAGREAYEHGRRVLRSLDDLKAGVSPGGTIGGEFRLGIMPYLSEAALSLPLDRLRSQFPQLTLRIVSGWSPQLVDQVAHSQLDAAAVCLPEGIRPPEDVVADNLGTHGVLLVASPPLDVPKTPKLNELSTFPWIMNQTGCGFRAFIHHRFEIERLPFNVGVEAMSADLRMSLVARGLGIGIVTPAALAGSRWRDAVEIIDTPDFRPKVISWVLHRPPAGRLARPIAAFSEGLAETLKAEMPFLTT